A single Cryomorphaceae bacterium DNA region contains:
- the lptB gene encoding LPS export ABC transporter ATP-binding protein produces the protein MKLRAEHLVKRYKQRTVVKGVSVEVNQGEIVGLLGPNGAGKTTSFYMIVGLIKPNEGGVFLDDEDITKLPMYKRARKGVGYLAQEASVFRKLSIEDNLRGVLQMTGLSKAEQKDKLEDLLDEFGLQHIRKNRGDLLSGGERRRTEIARALAVDPKFILLDEPFAGVDPIAVEDIQSIVEKLKEKNIGILITDHNVQETLSITDRTYLLFEGRILKSGSAEELAEDEQVRKVYLGEKFELRRS, from the coding sequence GTGAAACTCAGAGCAGAACATTTGGTCAAGCGCTACAAGCAGCGCACGGTAGTGAAAGGCGTCAGTGTTGAAGTCAACCAAGGCGAAATCGTGGGGCTGTTGGGTCCCAATGGAGCGGGAAAAACGACGAGCTTTTACATGATTGTAGGCCTTATAAAGCCCAATGAAGGCGGTGTTTTCCTCGACGATGAGGACATTACCAAGCTTCCGATGTACAAGCGCGCTCGAAAAGGCGTAGGCTATTTGGCTCAGGAAGCCAGCGTGTTTAGGAAGCTCAGCATTGAAGACAACCTTCGAGGTGTGCTTCAAATGACCGGGTTGTCCAAGGCGGAACAAAAAGATAAACTCGAGGACTTGTTGGACGAGTTTGGCCTTCAGCACATCCGCAAGAACCGTGGAGATTTGCTGAGTGGTGGGGAACGCCGACGTACCGAGATTGCTCGAGCATTGGCGGTTGATCCAAAGTTCATCTTGCTCGATGAGCCCTTTGCAGGTGTAGACCCCATTGCGGTGGAAGATATTCAGAGCATTGTCGAGAAGCTCAAAGAGAAGAACATCGGAATCCTCATTACAGACCACAATGTTCAGGAGACCTTGAGCATCACCGACCGAACTTACTTGCTCTTCGAAGGGCGCATTCTCAAGTCCGGTTCTGCTGAGGAATTGGCGGAGGACGAACAAGTCCGTAAGGTATACCTCGGCGAAAAATTTGAGCTCCGTCGCTCCTAA